In one window of Hevea brasiliensis isolate MT/VB/25A 57/8 chromosome 10, ASM3005281v1, whole genome shotgun sequence DNA:
- the LOC110645240 gene encoding L-type lectin-domain containing receptor kinase IX.1-like yields MHVFFVLFSLLLPFANSVSFKITRFDPDVNSIIYRGDAVPSAGAVELIFRYTYTCRVGWATHAERVRIWDSNSGQLSNFTTHFSFIIDTEGRSAYGHGLAFFLAPVGFEIPLNSAGGFFGLYNTSTVEDSSQNQIVHVEFDSFPNPEWDPEPLVEHVGINSNSLSSAVHTPWNATFHSGDTADVWITYDATAKNLSVLWSYQKTSNPLLENYSLSHIIDLMKVLPEWVTIGFSSATGSNLERNQLLSWEFNSTLDVKETNSKRIRIIVGIAISVCVLTSGAMIKILISWRRRKQTVEKKEGEKVNLTSINEDLGKKSWTKKNSAKASASDAHQTIFGRSRHPDELDDEFDAFPTSKPHDITYKCCRQDTNSNERHCNTRK; encoded by the exons ATGCATGTCTTTTTTGTATTATTTTCATTACTTCTTCCCTTTGCTAATTCTGTAAGCTTCAAAATAACTCGCTTTGATCCAGATGTAAACAGCATAATTTACCGTGGGGATGCTGTACCTTCTGCTGGTGCGGTTGAGTTAATTTTCAGATACACATACACATGCCGTGTTGGTTGGGCCACCCATGCTGAGAGGGTCCGCATCTGGGACTCCAATTCTGGGCAACTTTCCAATTTCACAACGCATTTCTCCTTCATCATCGACACCGAAGGTCGTTCCGCTTACGGCCATGGCCTTGCATTCTTCCTTGCTCCCGTTGGATTTGAAATCCCACTGAATTCTGCTGGTGGTTTTTTTGGCCTCTACAACACTTCAACAGTTGAAGATTCTTCTCAGAACCAAATAGTTCACGTGGAGTTTGATTCATTTCCAAATCCAGAATGGGATCCAGAGCCTCTAGTAGAGCATGTGGGGATTAATAGCAATTCTCTTAGTTCGGCTGTCCACACTCCTTGGAATGCTACCTTTCACAGTGGAGATACTGCTGATGTCTGGATTACTTATGATGCTACAGCAAAAAATTTGAGCGTTTTATGGTCTTACCAGAAAACCTCAAATCCTCTTCTAGAAAATTATAGTCTATCTCACATAATTGATCTGATGAAGGTTTTGCCTGAGTGGGTCACCATTGGATTTTCATCTGCAACAGGTTCAAACTTAGAGCGAAATCAACTTTTATCTTGGGAATTCAATTCAACTTTGGATGTAAAGGAGACAAATTCAAAGAGGATCAGAATAATAGTTGGTATTGCAATTTCAGTATGTGTTCTTACATCTGGGGCTATGATAAAAATTCTGATTTCTTGGAGGAGGAGGAAACAGACGGTGGAAaagaaagaaggggagaaagtaaACTTGACATCAATCAATGAAGACCTTGGAAAGAAGAGCTGGACCAAGAAG AATTCAGCCAAGGCATCGGCCTCAGATGCACATCAAACTATCTTTGGCAGAAGCAGGCACCCGGATGAACTTGATGATGAATTTGACGCATTTCCAACTTCCAAACCCCATGATATAACTTACAAGTGTTGCAGGCAGGACACAAACAGTAATGAGCGACATTGCAACACAAGGAAGTAG
- the LOC110645241 gene encoding L-type lectin-domain containing receptor kinase IX.1-like, whose translation MLRRLPCSLSFITMHALFFFLPLLLLPSAHSVNFKLTRFDPDVNGIIYHGDAAPSAGAVELIFRNTYTCRVGWVTHAERVRIWDSNSGQLSNFTTHFSFVIDTQGRSSYGHGLAFFLASVGFEIPPNSASGFLGLYNTSTIDSSSQNQIVHVEFDSLSNPDWDPEPPVGHVGINNNSLSSAVHTPWNASFHSGDTADVWITYDATAKNLSVLWTYKKTSNPLENSSLSHTIDLMKVLPEWVTIGFSSATGSSMERNLLLSWEFNSTLDTNDSSSKRIRIIVGVAVCALSAGAIIGILISWRRRKQKVARKEGEKVNMTSINEDLETRAGPRRFSYEDLVSATNNFSNERLLGKGGFGAVYKGYLIDMDLAIAVKKISRGSRQGKKEYISEVKTIGLLRHRNLVQLLGWCHDKGEFLLIYEFMPNGSLDAHLFGKKSPLTWAARYKISLGLASALLYLHEEWEQCVVHRDVKSSNVMLDSNFNAKLGDFGLARLMDHELGPKTTGLAGTLGYLAPEYISTRKASKESDVYSFGVVALEIGSGRRAIDHIEEENEMSLVEWIWELYGRKKLHVAIDKGRFMDYEEKQMECLMIVGLWCAHPDHSLRPSIRQAIQVLNFEAPIPNLPPKMPVPMYRVQVAHVNSVEPSITNSSIGLGR comes from the coding sequence ATGCTACGTCGGCTACCTTGTTCTTTGTCTTTCATCACTATGCATGCATTGTTTTTCTTCCTTCCATTACTTCTTCTTCCCTCTGCTCATTCTGTTAACTTCAAATTAACTCGCTTTGATCCAGATGTAAACGGCATAATTTACCATGGGGACGCAGCACCTTCTGCTGGTGCGGTTGAGTTAATTTTCAGAAATACATACACATGTCGTGTTGGTTGGGTCACCCATGCTGAAAGGGTCCGCATCTGGGACTCCAATTCGGGGCAACTTTCCAATTTCACAACTCATTTCTCCTTTGTCATCGACACTCAAGGTCGTTCCAGTTATGGCCATGGCCTTGCATTCTTCCTTGCTTCTGTTGGATTTGAAATCCCaccaaattctgctagtgggttTTTAGGCCTCTATAACACTTCAACGATTGATAGTTCTTCTCAGAACCAAATAGTTCACGTGGAGTTTGATTCATTATCAAATCCGGATTGGGATCCAGAGCCTCCAGTTGGGCATGTGGGGATTAACAACAATTCTCTTAGTTCGGCTGTGCACACTCCTTGGAATGCTAGTTTTCACAGTGGAGATACTGCTGATGTGTGGATTACTTACGATGCTACAGCAAAAAATTTGAGCGTCTTATGGACTTACAAGAAAACCTCAAATCCTTTAGAGAATTCTAGTCTATCTCACACAATTGATCTGATGAAGGTTTTGCCTGAGTGGGTCACTATTGGATTTTCATCTGCAACAGGTTCAAGCATGGAGCGAAATCTACTTTTATCTTGGGAATTCAATTCAACTTTGGATACAAATGATAGCAGTTCAAAGAGGATCAGAATAATAGTTGGTGTTGCAGTTTGTGCTCTATCAGCTGGGGCGATCATAGGAATTCTGATTTCTTGGAGGAGGAGGAAACAGAAGGTGGCAcggaaagaaggggagaaagtaaACATGACATCAATCAATGAAGACCTTGAAACAAGAGCTGGACCAAGAAGGTTTTCTTATGAAGATCTTGTTTCAGCTACCAATAACTTCTCAAATGAAAGGTTGCTGGGGAAAGGAGGGTTTGGTGCTGTTTACAAGGGATACTTAATTGACATGGATTTGGCTATTGCCGTGAAGAAAATTTCAAGGGGATCTAGACAAGGTAAAAAGGAGTATATTTCTGAGGTGAAAACCATTGGCCTATTGAGGCACCGGAATCTAGTGCAACTCTTGGGCTGGTGCCATGATAAAGGTGAATTTCTACTTATTTATGAATTCATGCCAAATGGAAGCCTTGATGCTCACCTCTTTGGCAAGAAGAGTCCTCTTACCTGGGCTGCGAGGTACAAGATATCTCTTGGCTTGGCCTCGGCATTGCTTTATCTTCATGAAGAATGGGAGCAATGTGTGGTTCACCGAGATGTGAAATCAAGCAATGTAATGCTAGACTCAAATTTTAATGCCAAACTTGGTGACTTTGGATTAGCTAGGCTCATGGACCATGAGCTTGGCCCCAAGACAACTGGGTTGGCAGGAACTCTAGGCTACTTGGCTCCAGAATACATAAGCACAAGAAAGGCTAGTAAGGAATCTGATGTGTACAGCTTTGGAGTGGTTGCTCTGGAGATTGGAAGTGGAAGGAGGGCAATTGATCACATTGAAGAGGAGAACGAAATGAGTTTGGTGGAGTGGATTTGGGAACTATATGGACGAAAGAAACTTCATGTGGCTATTGACAAGGGTCGTTTCATGGATTATGAAGAGAAACAGATGGAGTGCTTGATGATTGTCGGACTATGGTGTGCTCACCCTGATCACAGTTTGAGGCCATCAATAAGACAAGCAATTCAAGTTTTAAATTTTGAGGCCCCAATCCCAAATCTACCTCCTAAGATGCCTGTGCCCATGTATCGTGTGCAAGTCGCACATGTCAACTCAGTTGAACCCTCCATAACTAACTCCAGTATAGGATTGGGCCGCTGA